In Streptantibioticus cattleyicolor NRRL 8057 = DSM 46488, a genomic segment contains:
- a CDS encoding MBL fold metallo-hydrolase, with amino-acid sequence MDYPERLITVADGVHVWAPDGVGTWGLANCVLVTSRDEAALVDTPYTTDLTERLLAAAQPLLPPGGRIGTVVNTHANGDHAYGNCHFPDAEIISSEAGLEHARNEPGPEQLHQLVHHSDRGTPLGWYLYEHFGRYDFRGMEPTGPTRTFSGELTLTVGATELRLIEVGPAHTTGDVIVHLPEQGVVCTGDVYFEGDHVVHWAGPLSRVADAVRTVLDLDPAVVVPGHGPVGGPRELRAHLAYLEDITARIHALREQGRDAAEAAAELLRTDPYPRLGMPERLCILTELEYQHLDAAPTVAGPIQLVTAAARAAFDRAHPGHRDGDQG; translated from the coding sequence ATGGATTACCCGGAACGACTGATCACCGTGGCCGACGGGGTGCACGTCTGGGCGCCGGACGGCGTCGGCACCTGGGGGCTGGCCAACTGCGTGCTCGTCACCTCGCGGGACGAGGCCGCGCTGGTGGACACGCCGTACACCACCGACCTGACCGAACGTCTGCTGGCCGCCGCGCAGCCCCTGCTGCCGCCCGGCGGCCGGATCGGCACCGTGGTCAACACCCACGCCAACGGCGACCACGCCTACGGCAACTGCCACTTCCCGGACGCCGAGATCATCAGCAGCGAGGCCGGCCTGGAACACGCCCGCAACGAACCCGGCCCCGAGCAGCTCCACCAACTGGTGCACCACTCCGACCGCGGCACGCCGCTGGGCTGGTACCTGTACGAGCACTTCGGGCGCTACGACTTCCGGGGCATGGAGCCGACCGGGCCCACCCGCACCTTCAGCGGTGAGCTGACGCTGACCGTCGGCGCCACCGAACTGCGGCTGATCGAGGTCGGCCCCGCGCACACCACCGGTGACGTCATCGTCCACCTGCCCGAGCAGGGCGTGGTGTGCACCGGGGACGTCTACTTCGAGGGCGACCACGTGGTGCACTGGGCCGGCCCGCTCAGCCGGGTCGCCGACGCCGTGCGCACCGTGCTCGACCTCGACCCCGCCGTGGTCGTCCCCGGCCACGGACCCGTCGGCGGCCCGCGCGAACTCCGCGCCCACCTCGCCTACCTGGAGGACATCACCGCGCGCATCCACGCCCTGCGGGAGCAGGGGCGCGACGCCGCCGAGGCCGCCGCCGAACTGCTGCGCACCGACCCCTACCCGCGGCTCGGGATGCCCGAACGACTGTGCATCCTCACCGAACTGGAGTACCAGCACCTCGACGCCGCCCCGACCGTGGCCGGCCCCATCCAGCTGGTCACCGCCGCCGCCCGGGCCGCCTTCGACCGGGCCCACCCCGGCCACCGGGACGGCGACCAGGGCTGA
- the proP gene encoding glycine betaine/L-proline transporter ProP — MIRTLLRRRKKTLTLEEVTVTDRPAVRRAVSAAALGNTMEWFDFGVYAYMAATLGKVFFPASSPGAQVVSAFATFAAAFLVRPLGGLVFGPLGDRIGRQRVLAATMIMMAVSTFAVGFLPAYRTIGFTAPVLLLICRLVQGFSTGGEYAGATTYIAEYAPDRRRGFLGSWLDFGTFVGYSLGSGLVTGLTAALGTGGMTDYGWRIPFLVAGPLGLIGLYMRLRLEETPAFQREAELARDEAAAVEVAAGGTDDPVEDARQSGHGRLREIFTRHWQAVLICMGLVLLYNITNYMVTSYLPTYMTETLGQDETTAQLLVLGTMIVVALTITTVGRSSDRWGRRPVFLGGSIALVALAWPAVRLIHRGGILTPAIGCLILGLLLVCFAGTSAATLPALFPTRIRYGALSIAFNISVSLFGGTTPLVASALVEATGDTMVPAYYLMGAGVVGLIATVFLHETAGLPLRGSGPMVETHEQAHALVARSRTEAGRRARDVWLRLRHPRTHGDHHR; from the coding sequence ATGATCCGCACGCTGCTGCGCCGCCGCAAGAAGACGCTCACCCTGGAAGAGGTCACGGTCACCGACCGGCCGGCGGTGCGCCGCGCGGTCTCGGCCGCGGCGCTCGGCAACACCATGGAGTGGTTCGACTTCGGCGTCTACGCCTACATGGCGGCCACGTTGGGGAAGGTGTTCTTCCCGGCCAGCTCCCCCGGCGCCCAGGTGGTCTCCGCCTTCGCCACCTTCGCCGCCGCCTTCCTCGTCCGGCCGCTGGGCGGACTGGTCTTCGGGCCGCTCGGCGACCGCATCGGGCGGCAGCGGGTGCTCGCGGCCACCATGATCATGATGGCCGTCTCCACCTTCGCCGTCGGCTTCCTGCCGGCCTACCGCACCATCGGGTTCACCGCTCCGGTGCTGCTGCTCATCTGCCGCCTGGTGCAAGGGTTCTCCACCGGCGGCGAGTACGCCGGGGCCACCACCTACATCGCCGAGTACGCGCCCGACCGGCGCCGCGGCTTCCTCGGCAGCTGGCTGGACTTCGGCACCTTCGTCGGCTACTCGCTCGGCTCCGGGCTGGTCACCGGGCTCACCGCGGCGCTGGGCACCGGGGGGATGACCGACTACGGATGGCGCATCCCGTTCCTGGTGGCCGGGCCGCTCGGGCTGATCGGGCTCTACATGCGGCTGCGGCTGGAGGAGACCCCGGCCTTCCAGCGGGAGGCGGAGCTGGCCCGCGACGAGGCGGCGGCGGTGGAGGTCGCCGCCGGCGGCACCGACGACCCCGTCGAGGACGCCCGGCAGTCCGGCCACGGACGGCTGCGGGAGATCTTCACCCGGCACTGGCAGGCCGTGCTGATCTGCATGGGCCTGGTGCTGCTGTACAACATCACCAACTACATGGTGACCTCCTACCTGCCCACCTACATGACCGAGACGCTCGGCCAGGACGAGACCACCGCGCAGCTGCTGGTGCTGGGCACCATGATCGTGGTGGCGCTGACCATCACCACGGTGGGCCGCAGCTCCGACCGGTGGGGGCGGCGGCCGGTCTTCCTCGGCGGCAGCATCGCACTGGTGGCGCTGGCCTGGCCGGCGGTGCGGCTGATCCACCGCGGCGGCATCCTCACCCCGGCGATCGGCTGCCTGATCCTGGGGCTGCTGCTGGTCTGCTTCGCGGGCACCTCGGCGGCCACCCTGCCCGCCCTCTTCCCCACCCGGATCCGTTACGGCGCCCTGTCGATCGCCTTCAACATCTCCGTCTCGCTCTTCGGCGGCACCACCCCGCTGGTGGCCTCCGCGCTGGTGGAGGCCACCGGGGACACCATGGTGCCCGCCTACTACCTGATGGGCGCCGGGGTGGTGGGGCTGATCGCCACGGTTTTCCTGCACGAGACGGCGGGGCTGCCGCTGCGCGGCTCGGGGCCGATGGTGGAGACCCACGAGCAGGCCCACGCCCTGGTGGCCCGCAGCCGCACCGAGGCCGGCCGGCGGGCCCGGGACGTGTGGCTCCGGCTGCGCCATCCCCGTACCCACGGCGACCACCACCGCTAG
- a CDS encoding glucose 1-dehydrogenase, translating to MRALTVVPGRVGSLRVDEVPEPTPAGDELLVDAVAVGVCGTDREIASGAYGWSPQGRDRLVIGHESLGRVRHAPPGSAFAPGDLVVGVVRRPDPVPCGACGRGQFDMCRNGRYTERGIKERDGYAAQRWTVEPGYAVRLAPTLERVGMLMEPTTVVAKAWEEVERVGRRSWFEPRSALITGAGPIGLLAALLGVERGLDVHVLDRATDGLKPDLVRALGATYHSEDVEKVTARVRPDVVIEATGAPTVVFGAMAGLGPYGILCLTGVSSAGRRLTVDAGAVNREIVLDNAVVVGSVNANLAHYSAAAEALARADTAWLERLITHRVPLDAFQGAFEPQGDVVKAVIELN from the coding sequence ATGCGTGCCCTGACCGTGGTCCCCGGACGCGTCGGCTCCCTGCGGGTCGACGAGGTCCCCGAGCCCACGCCGGCCGGCGACGAACTGCTGGTCGACGCGGTCGCCGTCGGGGTGTGCGGCACCGACCGGGAGATCGCCTCGGGCGCCTACGGATGGTCGCCGCAAGGCCGGGACCGGCTGGTCATCGGGCACGAGTCGCTCGGCCGGGTGCGCCACGCCCCGCCCGGCTCCGCTTTCGCCCCCGGCGACCTGGTGGTCGGCGTCGTCCGGCGGCCCGACCCGGTGCCGTGCGGCGCCTGCGGACGTGGCCAGTTCGACATGTGCCGCAACGGCCGCTACACCGAACGCGGGATCAAGGAACGCGACGGCTACGCCGCGCAGCGGTGGACGGTGGAGCCCGGCTACGCGGTACGCCTGGCGCCCACCCTGGAACGCGTCGGAATGCTGATGGAGCCGACGACGGTGGTGGCCAAGGCGTGGGAGGAGGTGGAACGCGTCGGGCGGCGCTCCTGGTTCGAGCCGCGTTCCGCGCTGATCACCGGCGCCGGGCCGATCGGCCTGCTGGCCGCCCTGCTCGGGGTGGAACGCGGACTCGACGTGCACGTCCTGGACCGGGCCACCGACGGACTCAAGCCCGACCTGGTGCGCGCCCTCGGCGCCACGTACCACAGCGAGGACGTCGAGAAGGTGACCGCCCGGGTACGCCCGGACGTGGTGATCGAGGCGACCGGCGCCCCCACGGTGGTCTTCGGCGCCATGGCGGGCCTGGGCCCCTACGGCATCCTGTGCCTGACCGGCGTCTCCTCGGCCGGCCGCCGCCTGACGGTGGACGCCGGCGCGGTCAACCGGGAGATCGTGCTGGACAACGCGGTGGTCGTCGGCTCGGTCAACGCCAACCTCGCCCACTACTCCGCCGCCGCCGAGGCGCTGGCCCGCGCCGACACCGCCTGGCTGGAACGGCTGATCACCCACCGGGTCCCCCTCGACGCCTTCCAGGGCGCCTTCGAACCGCAAGGGGACGTGGTCAAGGCCGTCATCGAACTGAACTGA
- a CDS encoding SpoIIE family protein phosphatase translates to MSASELFRTGEEPGPAVETAPGSLLDVLRVATVVLDSRGRIVLWSPQAEELFGYTAAEALGRYAARLMVDERHLDVVLRLFERVMTGDESEARWAGVFPVRHKDGAIRFVEFRNMRLMGEDGGLYALGLATDSATLRQVETELALSVQLINQSPIGLGVFDTELRYVSVNPALERINGLPAAEHIGRHISETVSFLETGPIEAAMRQVLHSGVPVLDQYAVGRPPAPADEERAWSVSHYRLEDAAGRVLGVASSVVDVTERHRAATEAAEVRHRLALIAEASIRVGTTLDLDQTARELAELCVPGLADIAAVDVLDSVLAEGRRAAEPPVGPAAFRALALAGDDGDVAMRAADPVGEVARYETDRLVTRCVSTLRPILLAEVRPPDLPRIAAHPRGAELLARAGLRSYLAVPLIARGEVLGALDLKRTRNPAPFDEDDVVLARELAARAAVCIDNARWYQTQRHAALSLQRTLLPGRPPERLGLRIAYRYQPARADNEVGGDWFDVIALDGDKTALVVGDVMGSGIHAAATMGQLRTAGRALANLDLDPARVLHCVDATATGLEQDIATCVYAVYDPHRAECRISVAGHLPPVLIHPDRPPELLDLPPGAPLGVGGVPFRTSAVPVSPGDQLLLYTDGLVEKRDEPIDVRLRAMLSLLTGARSPEENCSLLLEALPDPGHHDDVAMLIARFEPPE, encoded by the coding sequence ATGAGCGCGAGCGAGCTGTTCCGGACGGGTGAGGAACCCGGACCCGCGGTGGAGACCGCGCCGGGCAGCCTGCTGGACGTGCTCCGGGTGGCCACCGTCGTCCTCGACTCGCGGGGCCGCATCGTGCTGTGGAGCCCGCAGGCCGAGGAGCTGTTCGGGTACACCGCCGCCGAGGCGCTGGGCCGCTACGCCGCGCGGCTGATGGTGGACGAGCGCCACCTGGACGTGGTGCTGCGCCTGTTCGAACGGGTGATGACCGGCGACGAGAGCGAGGCGCGCTGGGCCGGGGTCTTCCCGGTGCGGCACAAGGACGGCGCGATCCGGTTCGTCGAGTTCCGCAATATGCGGCTGATGGGCGAGGACGGCGGGCTGTACGCGCTGGGCCTGGCCACCGACTCGGCGACGCTGCGCCAGGTGGAGACCGAGCTGGCGCTGTCGGTGCAGCTGATCAACCAGTCCCCCATCGGCCTGGGGGTCTTCGACACCGAGCTGCGGTACGTCTCGGTCAACCCGGCGCTGGAACGCATCAACGGGCTGCCGGCCGCCGAGCACATCGGCCGGCACATCAGCGAGACGGTGTCGTTCCTGGAGACCGGCCCCATCGAGGCGGCGATGCGGCAGGTGCTGCACAGCGGGGTTCCGGTGCTCGACCAGTACGCCGTCGGCCGTCCCCCGGCGCCCGCGGACGAGGAGCGGGCGTGGTCGGTCTCCCACTACCGGCTGGAGGACGCCGCGGGGCGGGTGCTGGGGGTGGCGTCGTCGGTGGTGGACGTCACCGAACGGCACCGGGCGGCCACCGAGGCGGCCGAGGTGCGCCACCGGCTGGCGCTGATCGCCGAGGCGTCCATCCGGGTGGGGACCACGCTGGACCTGGACCAGACCGCCCGTGAACTCGCCGAGCTGTGCGTCCCCGGACTGGCCGACATCGCGGCTGTGGACGTGCTCGACTCGGTGCTCGCCGAGGGGCGGCGGGCCGCCGAGCCGCCGGTGGGCCCGGCCGCGTTCCGGGCGCTGGCGCTCGCCGGGGACGACGGTGACGTGGCGATGCGGGCCGCCGATCCGGTCGGTGAGGTGGCCCGTTACGAGACCGACCGGCTGGTCACCCGGTGCGTCTCCACGCTGCGCCCGATCCTGCTGGCCGAGGTGCGTCCGCCGGACCTGCCGCGGATCGCCGCCCATCCGCGCGGCGCCGAGCTGCTGGCCCGGGCGGGCCTGCGCTCCTACCTGGCGGTGCCGCTGATCGCCCGTGGCGAGGTGCTGGGCGCGCTCGACCTCAAACGCACCCGCAACCCGGCCCCGTTCGACGAGGACGACGTGGTGCTCGCCCGGGAGCTGGCCGCCCGGGCGGCCGTCTGCATCGACAACGCCCGCTGGTACCAGACGCAGCGGCACGCCGCGCTCAGCCTGCAGCGCACCCTGCTGCCGGGGCGCCCGCCGGAGCGGCTCGGGCTGCGGATCGCCTACCGCTACCAGCCGGCCCGGGCCGACAACGAGGTCGGCGGCGACTGGTTCGACGTCATAGCCCTGGACGGCGACAAGACGGCGCTGGTCGTCGGCGACGTGATGGGCAGCGGCATCCACGCGGCGGCGACCATGGGCCAACTGCGCACCGCCGGGCGGGCGTTGGCCAACCTCGATCTGGACCCGGCCCGGGTGCTGCACTGTGTGGACGCCACCGCCACCGGTCTGGAGCAGGACATCGCCACGTGTGTGTACGCGGTCTACGATCCGCACCGCGCCGAGTGCCGGATCAGCGTGGCCGGCCATCTGCCGCCGGTGCTGATCCACCCCGACCGCCCGCCGGAGCTGCTCGACCTGCCGCCGGGCGCCCCGCTGGGGGTGGGCGGGGTGCCGTTCCGTACCTCGGCGGTGCCGGTGTCCCCCGGTGACCAGTTGTTGCTGTACACCGACGGGCTGGTGGAGAAGCGGGACGAGCCGATAGACGTCCGGCTGCGGGCGATGCTGTCGTTGCTGACCGGTGCGCGTTCGCCGGAGGAGAACTGCTCGCTGCTGCTGGAGGCGCTGCCCGACCCGGGTCACCACGACGACGTGGCGATGCTGATCGCCCGTTTCGAGCCGCCGGAGTGA
- a CDS encoding AI-2E family transporter: MRPASSWFVAGFSVGLGLTLAYLGVRAVLQISGILTLLLLALFVAISLEPVVGWLARHRLGRAWAVTVVILALLAVVSGFLALVIPPVSNEVTAFVHAVPRWLKQLHDHHSFLGRLEDRYHLISKGRQQLTGGAGTALLGGLLGTGRLVLSAVTGMVLVVVLTVYFMAGMPQLKRFCYRFVPASRRAPAVDLTEQILTYVGRYMLGNVLTSAVAGLATFAWCEGTSVPYPAALGMFVALMDMVPVVGSTIGGVVVSLIALAVSFPIAVATAVFYIVFRLAEDYLIMPKMMSFAVNVHPIVTVIAVVLGAALLGIVGALIAIPVAVAIGFILDRAVFPRIDAA; this comes from the coding sequence GTGCGCCCTGCCTCCTCGTGGTTCGTCGCCGGGTTCAGCGTGGGCCTCGGGCTCACCCTGGCCTACCTGGGCGTGCGGGCGGTGCTCCAGATCAGCGGCATCCTCACCCTGCTGCTCCTCGCGCTCTTCGTGGCGATCAGCCTGGAACCGGTGGTCGGCTGGCTGGCCCGGCACCGGCTCGGCCGCGCCTGGGCGGTCACCGTGGTGATCCTCGCCCTGCTCGCCGTGGTCAGCGGCTTCCTGGCGCTGGTCATCCCGCCGGTCTCCAACGAGGTGACCGCCTTCGTGCACGCCGTGCCCCGGTGGCTGAAGCAACTCCACGACCACCACTCGTTCCTCGGCCGGCTGGAGGACCGCTACCACCTGATCTCCAAGGGCCGCCAGCAGCTCACCGGCGGGGCCGGCACCGCGCTCCTCGGCGGGCTGCTGGGCACCGGCCGGCTGGTGCTCAGCGCGGTCACCGGCATGGTGCTGGTGGTCGTCCTCACCGTGTACTTCATGGCCGGCATGCCGCAGCTGAAGCGGTTCTGCTACCGCTTCGTCCCGGCCAGCCGCCGCGCGCCCGCCGTCGACCTGACCGAGCAGATCCTCACCTACGTCGGCCGCTACATGCTGGGCAACGTCCTCACCTCGGCCGTCGCGGGGCTGGCCACCTTCGCCTGGTGCGAGGGGACCTCGGTGCCCTACCCGGCGGCGCTGGGGATGTTCGTGGCGCTGATGGACATGGTGCCGGTGGTCGGCTCCACCATCGGCGGGGTGGTGGTCAGCCTGATCGCGCTGGCCGTCTCGTTCCCCATCGCGGTGGCCACCGCCGTCTTCTACATCGTCTTCCGGCTCGCCGAGGACTACCTGATCATGCCCAAGATGATGAGCTTCGCGGTCAACGTCCACCCCATCGTCACCGTGATCGCCGTGGTGCTCGGCGCCGCGCTGCTGGGCATCGTGGGCGCGCTCATCGCCATCCCGGTGGCGGTCGCCATCGGCTTCATTCTCGACCGGGCGGTCTTCCCCCGCATCGACGCGGCCTGA
- a CDS encoding HAD family hydrolase — MATNRQHDGDHGGAVRAALFDVDGTLVDTNYLHAVTWWEAFRQSGYTVPMADIHHSVGMGSDKLVAHLLGDRGDPDRDAQLSAAHKTLYATWFQRLRAFDKAADLLRAVADRGWRVVLASSAGSDELAAMRAALGADDVIHAATGADDVTSSKPAPDLVERALERAGADPEQAVFIGDTVWDVRAAGKAGVACVALLSGGIPPADLTEAGAIGVYRDPAHLLAELDDSPLAR; from the coding sequence ATGGCGACGAACCGGCAGCACGACGGGGACCACGGCGGCGCGGTACGGGCCGCCCTCTTCGACGTCGACGGCACCCTGGTGGACACCAACTACCTGCACGCCGTCACGTGGTGGGAGGCGTTCCGGCAGTCCGGGTACACGGTGCCGATGGCCGACATCCACCACAGCGTGGGCATGGGCTCCGACAAGCTCGTCGCCCATCTGCTCGGCGACCGGGGCGACCCCGACCGGGACGCCCAGCTCTCGGCGGCCCACAAGACCCTCTACGCCACCTGGTTCCAGCGGCTGCGCGCCTTCGACAAGGCCGCCGACCTGCTGCGCGCGGTGGCCGACCGGGGCTGGCGGGTGGTCCTGGCCAGCAGCGCCGGAAGCGACGAACTCGCCGCGATGCGCGCCGCGTTGGGCGCCGACGACGTCATCCACGCCGCCACCGGCGCCGACGACGTCACCTCCAGCAAACCCGCCCCCGACCTCGTCGAACGGGCCCTGGAACGCGCCGGGGCCGACCCCGAGCAGGCGGTCTTCATCGGCGACACGGTCTGGGACGTACGCGCCGCGGGCAAGGCCGGGGTGGCGTGCGTCGCCCTGCTCTCCGGCGGCATCCCGCCCGCCGACCTCACCGAGGCCGGCGCGATCGGCGTCTACCGCGACCCCGCCCATCTGCTGGCCGAACTGGACGACAGCCCGCTGGCCCGGTGA
- a CDS encoding glutathione-independent formaldehyde dehydrogenase gives MRAVVYEGTRRVGVHEVEDAVVEEPTDVVVRITSSAMCGTDLHMYDGRTGARPGLVLGHEPLGVVEKAGPAVTMVAPGDRVVMPTHLYCGVCPTCARGLTAACTRVRPGGFGAAYGYAGMGPYRGAQAELLRVPYADANCMPLPGSPGDAYEDAFVLLADAFVTGWHACELAGTGPGDSVAVFGAGAVGLLAAHSAVLRGAAEVYVVDHLPERLAVAADFGALPVDTRDGDPGEQIRSLRNSGGGMPPGEAGLDGVTCGIDAVGFQARSRADLDQEDPRQVIDDLAAIVNPTGRIGVAGVFAAHDAHPAPHGHADGTLQVPWAVLFDKGVRVGFGRTHDRRYTRLLRDLILTGRAEPQRVVTHHGPLEDAPAFYTAFDRREDGVIKAVLHP, from the coding sequence ATGAGAGCAGTGGTCTACGAAGGCACCCGGCGGGTCGGCGTGCACGAGGTCGAGGACGCCGTCGTCGAGGAACCCACCGACGTGGTCGTCCGCATCACCTCCAGCGCGATGTGCGGCACCGACCTGCACATGTACGACGGCCGCACCGGCGCCCGCCCCGGACTGGTGCTCGGCCACGAACCGCTGGGCGTGGTGGAGAAGGCCGGACCCGCGGTGACCATGGTCGCCCCCGGCGACCGCGTGGTGATGCCCACCCATCTGTACTGCGGCGTCTGCCCCACCTGCGCCCGCGGCCTGACCGCCGCCTGCACCCGGGTACGCCCCGGCGGCTTCGGCGCCGCCTACGGCTACGCCGGGATGGGCCCCTACCGCGGCGCCCAGGCCGAACTGCTGCGGGTGCCCTACGCCGACGCCAACTGCATGCCACTGCCCGGCTCCCCGGGCGACGCCTACGAGGACGCCTTCGTGCTGCTCGCCGACGCCTTCGTCACCGGCTGGCACGCCTGCGAACTGGCCGGCACCGGACCCGGCGACAGCGTGGCCGTCTTCGGCGCCGGCGCGGTGGGGCTGCTGGCCGCCCACTCCGCGGTGCTGCGCGGCGCCGCCGAGGTGTACGTCGTCGACCACCTGCCCGAACGCCTCGCGGTCGCCGCGGACTTCGGCGCGCTGCCGGTCGACACCCGGGACGGCGACCCCGGCGAGCAGATCCGCTCGCTGCGCAACTCCGGCGGCGGCATGCCCCCCGGCGAGGCCGGACTCGACGGGGTGACCTGCGGCATCGACGCCGTCGGCTTCCAGGCCCGCAGCCGCGCCGACCTCGACCAGGAGGACCCCCGCCAGGTGATCGACGACCTGGCCGCCATCGTCAACCCCACCGGCCGGATCGGCGTCGCCGGGGTCTTCGCCGCCCACGACGCCCACCCGGCGCCGCACGGCCACGCCGACGGCACGCTCCAGGTGCCGTGGGCCGTCCTGTTCGACAAGGGCGTCCGCGTCGGCTTCGGCCGCACCCACGACCGCCGCTACACCCGCCTGCTGCGCGACCTGATCCTCACCGGCCGCGCCGAACCCCAGCGTGTCGTCACCCACCACGGCCCGCTGGAGGACGCCCCCGCCTTCTACACCGCCTTCGACCGCCGTGAGGACGGCGTGATCAAAGCGGTGCTCCACCCCTGA
- a CDS encoding DUF4142 domain-containing protein, with product MIRTRALASCATAGLLTCLTLTGTAVADGTSAQLTDASFLQAVHQGNLAEIAAGLDAERHGHSGCVRDTARVLVRDHRRLDDGVRALATALHITLPAGPTAQQRAQLAAVIAKAATRGYDGAWLSLQAAGHEGVLKLIDAETTTSHNAKVIAAARAARPTVAAHLAMVRGCQVRTLGGVKAGSGGSVPDPWSATTVWSTAGAAGFAALGTAWGMRRRRATARR from the coding sequence ATGATACGCACCCGCGCCCTGGCGTCCTGCGCCACCGCCGGCCTGCTGACCTGTCTCACCCTCACCGGCACCGCGGTCGCCGACGGCACCTCGGCCCAGCTGACCGACGCCTCCTTCCTCCAGGCGGTCCACCAGGGCAACCTCGCCGAGATCGCGGCCGGCCTCGACGCCGAACGGCACGGCCACAGCGGATGCGTACGCGACACCGCCCGCGTCCTCGTCCGCGACCACCGCAGACTCGACGACGGCGTACGGGCGCTCGCCACCGCACTCCACATCACGCTGCCCGCCGGACCCACCGCGCAGCAACGCGCCCAACTCGCCGCCGTGATCGCCAAGGCGGCCACCCGCGGCTACGACGGCGCCTGGCTCAGCCTCCAGGCGGCCGGCCACGAAGGCGTCCTCAAGCTCATCGACGCCGAGACCACCACCAGCCACAACGCCAAGGTGATCGCCGCCGCCCGGGCCGCCCGGCCGACCGTCGCCGCCCACCTCGCCATGGTCCGCGGCTGCCAGGTCCGCACCCTCGGCGGGGTCAAGGCGGGCAGCGGCGGCTCCGTCCCGGACCCGTGGTCGGCCACCACCGTCTGGTCCACCGCCGGCGCGGCCGGCTTCGCCGCCCTCGGCACCGCCTGGGGCATGCGCCGCCGCCGCGCCACCGCGCGCCGCTGA